TATACTTCTCAAGTTCGCGGAGGACCGACAAAGGTTGACATCATTCTTGATGAAAATGAAATTTTATACCCTTATGCAAACGAAGGCGAGATAGACTTTATGCTAGCAACCGCACAAAAAAGTTATGATCTTTTTAAAGACGGAGTAAAAGAGGGCGGTATCATAGTCGTAGAACCAAACCTTGTAAAACCAAGCCAAGATGATTTAAAAAAATGGAAAATTTATGAAATTCCTATCATCTCTATCGCTAAAGACGAAGTTGGAAACGTTATCACTCAAAGCGTTGTAGCGCTTGGAGTTGCGGTGCAAATGAGCGGTTGCTTGGATAACAAGCTTGTAAAAGCAAGTATGCTATCTCACGTGCCAAAAAAGGTGCAAGAAGCAAATGCTAAAGCGTATGATCTAGGGATAAAATACGCAAAAGAAGTGATGAATTAGTTAAATTTTAATACCAAAAAGAGTAAAATACTCTAAATTTATCAAAAGGAATAAAATGAGTAAAGTAGCTATTTTTTACGCAACAGGCAAAGGCGATACTAAAAAAGCATGCGAGTATCTTGGTGGGAAACTAAACGCCAAGATTTTGCCTGTAAATGAAGCAACTAGGGCTGTCTTTGAAGAGCAAGACGTCTTAATCCTAGCTAGTTCAAGCTATGGTTTTGGCGAACTGCACGATGACTGGAAAAACAAATTAAACGAACTAAAAGAGGCGAATTTAAAAGGCAAAAAAGTCGCGATAGTAGCCGTAGGCAACCAAGAAAGACACGCTGATAGCTTTGTAAGCGGAGTGGTTGATTTCTTACCTTGCATCAAAGATGCTATTTTGATAGGACAGAGTGAACTTGACGGCTATAAATTTGATAGCTCTTCGGCTTTTATAAATGGCAAATTTATAGGACTTGCGCTTGATACAAAAGGTGACAAAGAGTATGAAGCTCGCATAGATAAATGGGTCGTTGCTTTAAAAGAGCAAATTTAAACCATACTAAAAACCTCTTTGAGATAGACTTTTCTTAAAGAGGTTTAAAATTCCTTACAAATTTAAACTCATCCTCACATCTCATGGCTAAACTCATGGTGCAAATTCCATCCACTCCGGCGTTCAAGATATCTTTGGCGTTTGTTTCGTTTATGCCACCAAGAGCGTAAATTTCTTTATCAAATTTAGCTTTTAGTTCTTTAATAAAACAAACCCCTTTTGGTTCAAGTCCTACTTTGGAATTTGTAGCAAATATATGAGAAGCAACCAAAATATCTGCAAATTTAGAGGAGTTAAGAGCTTCGTCAAAAGTATGAGCCGGAGCGTAAATTTTAGCATTTAAATTTTGCTTTTTATGCTCGGCTAAATTTCGCATGTTAAGCCCAAACTCATCTGTTTTTAAATTTATAAGCGTTTCGAGTTGTTTTGAACTCATCCAAAACGATCTCTCAAGCTCACACGCGATATTAAAAAATTGATTGATAACGAGTTTTGTGTTAAATTTCTTACAAATTTCATCTACCTTAAAAGCAAGTAAGCGAAATTCATTCTCGTTAAGCTCTTTTTCACGAAGTAAAATTTCATCTACGCCGGCTTTGCAGAGCTTTGAAATTTTATCTAAAAAATCCCCTTCACAAAGAGCCGTTGAGCCTATTACAAGAAGTTTAGACATAGATATATTCGCTCATTAAAGGCTCAAGTCCTTGAGCTCTTATCATGGCGCAAATTTCATCAACCGAGCGAGAGTCTTCTATCTCAAACTGCTCATCGCCTTTTTTGTTATCCGAGTGTGCACCGATACCGACATTTACTCCTGCGCTTATTTTGTTTGCAGCGATTTTAACGGCATTATCGCGAAACAAAGCGCGCTCACGAGTTGAGATAGTTATGTTTGCGCTTGGCATAAAGATACGATAAGCGCATATCACTTGCAAAAGCTCGCGCTCACGGACACCTCTTGGATTGATCTTGGAGTTGTTTATGATAGGACGAAGTCTAGGTACTGAAAATGCGATCTCTGCATGAGGGTATTTTTTCTGCACCAAACTAGCATGCAGTGCTGTAGAAAATGCGTCTAACCTAAAGTCGTCGAGTCCTAAAAGAGCGGCAAAACCAACCCCTCTCATGCCTCCCATAAGAGCTCTTTCTTGCGCATTTAGCCTGTATGGGAAAATCCTTTTATTTCCTGCAAGGTGAAGTTTTTCGTATTTTGAAGGATTATAAGTTTCTTGAAAAACGGTTACATAGTCTACTCCGCTTTTGTGAAGTAGGGCGTAATTGGTCGAATTTACAGGATAAACTTCAACTCCGACTATCTTAAAATACCTATTTGCTATCTTGCACGCTTTTGCGATGTAGTTTATATCGGAATTTGTCTCGCTTTCGCCGGTAAGTATCAAGATGTCTTCAAGCCCAGTTTTTGCTATCTCTTTTAGTTCAGCTTCGATCTCACTCTCGCTTAACTTAGCTCTTTGTATATTGTTTTTAGAGTTAAATCCGCAATAAACACAGAGATTATCACAGTGATTTGCTATGTAAAGCGGAGTAAAAACGCTAACGTTTATACCAAAATTTGCCCTTGTTTTTTTCATGGCAAGCAAGGCTATTTGCTCTAAAAATTCAGACGCCGCAGGACTTAAAAGCGCTTTTAAATTTTCTAAAGTGCAAATTTTACTCTCAAGTGCAGCCAAGACATCATCTTTGGTATAAATTTCAGGCTTATAGCTCTCTCGCTCTTTTAAGACGGCATTCATTATCTCATCGCCTATGTTTTGCATATGCGGCAAAAGCTTCATGTGGTCGGTTTTAAATTGACTAAATTTCATTATTCTAAAAATCCCGTCAACGGAGAGCTTGCACTAGCGCTATCTTTTACTCGTCCAAGCCCTGCAAGATAGCCCTCACGACCGGCATTTATGGCGTTTTTAAACGCTCTTGCCATAAGGGTTATGTTTTTAGAAGTTGCGATCGCGGTATTTGCCATGACTGCCGCTGCTCCAAGTTCCATAGCCTCACAAGCCTGAGACGGGCGACCGATACCGGCATCAACTATGATCGGAGCTTCTACCTCGTTTATTAAAATTTCAATGATATTTTTAAAAACCAAGCCTTGATTTGATCCGATAGGTGCGCCAAGAGGCATAACACAAGCTGCGCCGCTGTTTATCATGGCTCTTGCCGAATTTAGCTCGGGATACATATAAGGCATGACAACAAAACCCTCTTTGGCCAAAATTTCAGTCGCTTTTATAGTTTCGTAGTTATCGGGGAAAAGGTATTTTGAGTCGGTTATGATCTCTATCTTTACAAAATTTCCACAACCAAGCTCACGTGAAAGTCTAGCTATACGCACTGCCTCCTCGGCATTTCTAGCTCCGCTTGTATTTGGTAGGAGCGTGACATTTTTTGGTATAAAATCAAGTATATTTCTATCTTTGCTTTCATTTACACGGCGAAGCGCTAGTGTGATGATTTGCGCATTTGCTTCATTTATAGCAGCAGTTATTAACTCATGGCTGTATTTGCCAGAGCCTAAAATAAACCTTGAGCTAAATTCTTTATCTCCAAGTTTTAAAGTATTGTTTTGTTGCATATTTTGCCTTTATTAATTTGCTTCAAGACCCATAAGAAGGCGGATGGCTAGGTTTGCTTCGTGATTAGCACATATCGCGACTCTTGGAGCCATTAGTCCTTGTCCATGCTTTGCGGCATTTACAAGATCTCCACAAATATGAACGTTTTTTGCAAATTTGATAGTTTTTATGAGGTTTGAGCTATAATGCCCAGCCATGCCTGATGCGCCAATTATCTGCTTATCTTTTAAGCTTAGTCCGGCTTCGTTTACTATCATTGCTTTGCCTACGACATTATCAAATGCCTCACACACGATAGAACATGGCGCAAAAACTTCAGCTACATTTGAACTATCAAGAAGCACATCATGGGTTATAACTTCGACAAAAGGATTTACATCGGTGA
This is a stretch of genomic DNA from Campylobacter sp. RM6914. It encodes these proteins:
- a CDS encoding 2-oxoacid:acceptor oxidoreductase family protein encodes the protein MKTQLRFVGVGGQGVIMAGEILAAAKIEDGGYGVKASTYTSQVRGGPTKVDIILDENEILYPYANEGEIDFMLATAQKSYDLFKDGVKEGGIIVVEPNLVKPSQDDLKKWKIYEIPIISIAKDEVGNVITQSVVALGVAVQMSGCLDNKLVKASMLSHVPKKVQEANAKAYDLGIKYAKEVMN
- a CDS encoding flavodoxin domain-containing protein, producing MSKVAIFYATGKGDTKKACEYLGGKLNAKILPVNEATRAVFEEQDVLILASSSYGFGELHDDWKNKLNELKEANLKGKKVAIVAVGNQERHADSFVSGVVDFLPCIKDAILIGQSELDGYKFDSSSAFINGKFIGLALDTKGDKEYEARIDKWVVALKEQI
- a CDS encoding thiamine phosphate synthase, which codes for MSKLLVIGSTALCEGDFLDKISKLCKAGVDEILLREKELNENEFRLLAFKVDEICKKFNTKLVINQFFNIACELERSFWMSSKQLETLINLKTDEFGLNMRNLAEHKKQNLNAKIYAPAHTFDEALNSSKFADILVASHIFATNSKVGLEPKGVCFIKELKAKFDKEIYALGGINETNAKDILNAGVDGICTMSLAMRCEDEFKFVRNFKPL
- the thiH gene encoding 2-iminoacetate synthase ThiH, with amino-acid sequence MKFSQFKTDHMKLLPHMQNIGDEIMNAVLKERESYKPEIYTKDDVLAALESKICTLENLKALLSPAASEFLEQIALLAMKKTRANFGINVSVFTPLYIANHCDNLCVYCGFNSKNNIQRAKLSESEIEAELKEIAKTGLEDILILTGESETNSDINYIAKACKIANRYFKIVGVEVYPVNSTNYALLHKSGVDYVTVFQETYNPSKYEKLHLAGNKRIFPYRLNAQERALMGGMRGVGFAALLGLDDFRLDAFSTALHASLVQKKYPHAEIAFSVPRLRPIINNSKINPRGVRERELLQVICAYRIFMPSANITISTRERALFRDNAVKIAANKISAGVNVGIGAHSDNKKGDEQFEIEDSRSVDEICAMIRAQGLEPLMSEYIYV
- a CDS encoding thiazole synthase; amino-acid sequence: MQQNNTLKLGDKEFSSRFILGSGKYSHELITAAINEANAQIITLALRRVNESKDRNILDFIPKNVTLLPNTSGARNAEEAVRIARLSRELGCGNFVKIEIITDSKYLFPDNYETIKATEILAKEGFVVMPYMYPELNSARAMINSGAACVMPLGAPIGSNQGLVFKNIIEILINEVEAPIIVDAGIGRPSQACEAMELGAAAVMANTAIATSKNITLMARAFKNAINAGREGYLAGLGRVKDSASASSPLTGFLE